The Gemmatimonadota bacterium genome has a window encoding:
- a CDS encoding ribonuclease HII — protein sequence MAKGDAERKRHRAMARFERSLLGHGARPAAGVDEAGRGALAGPVIAAAVMLPDDAVIPGLDDSKRLTPARREALYEKITAVATAIGVGRSDPAEIDTVNIRRANLIAMKEAVEALSPPPGHLLVDGIDPIDWRGPQTTVVGGDARSLSIAAASVIAKVTRDRIMIACDPEYPEYGFARHKGYGTAAHLAALEDHGPSAVHRRSFLRKRFVFTPA from the coding sequence ATGGCGAAGGGCGACGCGGAGCGGAAGAGACACCGGGCCATGGCCCGCTTTGAACGGTCCCTCCTCGGTCATGGCGCGCGGCCCGCGGCCGGTGTCGACGAAGCCGGGCGGGGCGCCCTGGCCGGCCCCGTAATCGCGGCCGCCGTGATGCTGCCGGATGATGCCGTGATTCCGGGCCTGGACGATTCGAAACGCCTCACGCCCGCCAGGCGGGAGGCCCTCTACGAGAAGATAACGGCCGTTGCCACGGCCATCGGCGTCGGCCGGTCCGACCCGGCCGAGATCGACACGGTGAACATCCGCCGGGCGAACCTTATCGCCATGAAAGAAGCCGTGGAGGCCCTATCGCCGCCTCCCGGCCACCTGCTCGTCGACGGGATCGACCCCATCGACTGGCGGGGCCCCCAGACCACCGTGGTGGGAGGCGACGCACGCAGCCTCTCCATCGCGGCGGCGTCCGTCATCGCGAAGGTGACGCGGGACCGGATCATGATCGCGTGCGACCCGGAATACCCCGAATACGGATTCGCCCGTCACAAGGGTTACGGCACGGCGGCGCACCTGGCCGCGCTCGAGGACCATGGACCGTCGGCCGTGCATCGCCGCTCCTTCCTGCGGAAGAGATTCGTTTTCACCCCGGCCTGA
- a CDS encoding YraN family protein has translation MTTSTQILGSRGESIAEALLRRKGHDVLARNYRDPVSRCEIDLITRDGDELVFVEVKAGTGRRFGDPQSRVDARKQRHIARAARRFLQERSWQETPCRFDVVGIDLSRNPPGVTHLEHAFCGGV, from the coding sequence ATGACCACATCGACGCAAATCCTGGGTTCACGCGGCGAGTCCATCGCGGAAGCCCTTCTGCGCCGAAAGGGCCATGACGTGCTGGCCAGGAATTACCGGGACCCCGTCTCCCGATGCGAAATCGACCTCATTACCCGGGACGGCGACGAACTCGTATTCGTGGAGGTCAAGGCCGGAACCGGCCGCCGGTTCGGGGACCCGCAATCCCGGGTGGACGCGAGGAAACAGCGTCATATCGCCCGGGCCGCCCGAAGGTTCCTGCAGGAACGAAGCTGGCAGGAGACGCCGTGCCGTTTCGACGTCGTCGGGATCGACCTCTCTCGGAACCCACCCGGGGTAACGCACCTGGAGCACGCATTCTGTGGTGGCGTCTGA
- a CDS encoding CehA/McbA family metallohydrolase, with product MPNLRKSLKILVAAGFLLWIVDGYLIMRSEYPRSAPDPDPGLSPRYSGAIHIHSTYSDGGGSVEDIVRAGQNAGPDFLVLTDHDTMQPLIDGHQGYHDGLLLLVGEEVNTSAGHLLSLGVGRDVSQDGPLGLPAVVEEISESGGVSIAAHPTGRRPWTDWTLEEMDGLEVLNGNSEWRDDGVLELLRAFVFLPFMPDGVFNSLIDRPDEAIRLWMHRAQRQPVTVIGSLDAHERIKLWGERHLSFPTYERMFGLIRTYVITGTELTGDAGVDEKILLNAIHRGSCYVVLEGYEPAPGFSFKHSRGPETESMGSSVEYQDGGRLHVTAPSSGPVRIRLYRDGVPLIETKGHELFVEVPGPGVYHTEVYQLRSTLLRGERQRLWIISNAIRLE from the coding sequence ATGCCGAATCTGCGTAAATCGCTGAAAATACTCGTCGCGGCCGGTTTCCTGCTCTGGATCGTCGATGGGTACCTGATCATGCGGTCCGAATATCCCCGTTCCGCGCCGGACCCGGATCCCGGGCTTTCGCCGCGCTATTCCGGCGCCATCCACATCCATTCCACCTACTCCGACGGCGGGGGATCGGTCGAGGATATCGTCCGGGCGGGGCAGAACGCGGGACCGGATTTTCTCGTACTGACCGATCACGACACCATGCAACCCCTGATCGACGGCCACCAGGGGTATCATGACGGCTTGCTGCTGCTGGTGGGCGAAGAGGTCAACACCAGCGCGGGCCACCTGCTTTCCCTCGGCGTGGGCAGGGATGTGAGCCAGGACGGCCCCCTGGGGCTACCAGCAGTTGTCGAGGAGATTTCCGAATCGGGCGGTGTGTCCATCGCGGCGCACCCCACGGGCCGCCGGCCCTGGACCGACTGGACCCTGGAAGAGATGGACGGCCTGGAAGTGCTCAACGGGAACAGCGAATGGCGCGATGACGGCGTGCTGGAACTATTGCGGGCCTTTGTTTTCCTGCCGTTCATGCCCGACGGGGTCTTCAACAGCCTCATCGACCGTCCCGACGAGGCCATCCGACTCTGGATGCATCGCGCGCAGCGCCAACCGGTGACCGTGATCGGCAGTCTGGACGCCCACGAGCGCATAAAGCTCTGGGGTGAACGCCACCTGTCCTTCCCCACCTATGAACGCATGTTCGGATTGATCCGGACCTATGTGATCACCGGTACGGAACTGACGGGCGACGCCGGGGTCGACGAGAAGATCCTGTTGAACGCGATCCACCGCGGAAGTTGCTACGTGGTGTTGGAAGGATACGAGCCGGCTCCCGGTTTTTCCTTCAAGCACTCCAGGGGACCGGAGACTGAGTCCATGGGGTCCAGTGTCGAGTACCAGGACGGCGGACGGTTGCACGTGACTGCGCCGTCATCGGGCCCGGTGCGCATACGGCTGTACCGAGACGGAGTACCCCTGATCGAGACCAAAGGACATGAACTGTTCGTGGAGGTTCCCGGCCCGGGGGTCTATCACACCGAGGTCTACCAGCTTCGCAGCACCCTGTTGCGCGGCGAGCGCCAGAGGCTCTGGATCATCTCCAACGCCATCCGGTTGGAGTAG
- the pyrC gene encoding dihydroorotase gives MSNTTFSLQSPLDMHIHFREGAMMRRVAPLSAETFAGGVIMPNLVPPVDNPDRLERYEREIRAVVDRHAFEPYMTLFMRPYPESELASMKDRIIGVKLYPEGVTTHSDEGVGELRDVEDTLALMQDLGIRLMVHGETTDFVMDRERAFLPVYEDLATRFPRLHIVMEHITTRESAALLDRHENLSATVTLQHLIITLDDVAGGLLNPHLFCKPIAKRPEDRDALLALALEAHPGLAFGSDSAPHPVDKKESAGCAAGVFTAPIALQMLVGLFEEHGALDRLQAFVSDNAKRIYGVAPPAKTVVFEKTGAVIPERYGDVVPMYPGRELDWAVAEVR, from the coding sequence ATGTCGAACACTACCTTCTCCCTGCAATCCCCCCTGGACATGCACATCCACTTCCGCGAAGGCGCCATGATGAGGCGCGTGGCGCCGCTGAGCGCGGAGACCTTCGCGGGCGGCGTGATCATGCCCAACCTGGTGCCCCCCGTGGACAACCCCGACCGTCTGGAACGGTACGAGCGGGAAATCAGGGCGGTCGTGGACCGCCACGCCTTCGAACCCTACATGACCCTGTTCATGCGGCCCTACCCCGAAAGTGAACTGGCTTCGATGAAGGACCGTATCATCGGCGTCAAGCTGTACCCGGAGGGCGTAACCACCCACAGCGATGAAGGGGTCGGCGAACTTCGCGACGTGGAGGACACCCTGGCCCTGATGCAGGACCTGGGCATCCGGCTGATGGTTCACGGCGAAACGACGGATTTCGTCATGGACCGGGAGCGCGCGTTTCTCCCCGTCTACGAAGACCTGGCCACGCGCTTTCCCCGGCTGCACATCGTCATGGAACACATCACGACCCGTGAGTCCGCCGCGCTGCTGGATCGCCACGAGAACCTGTCCGCCACCGTCACCCTGCAGCACCTGATCATCACCCTGGACGACGTGGCGGGCGGCCTGCTCAACCCTCACCTCTTCTGCAAGCCCATCGCCAAACGGCCGGAAGACCGCGACGCGCTCCTCGCGCTCGCCCTCGAAGCCCATCCCGGGCTCGCTTTCGGCAGCGATTCCGCGCCCCACCCGGTCGACAAAAAGGAGAGCGCCGGCTGCGCCGCGGGGGTCTTCACCGCCCCCATCGCCCTGCAGATGCTCGTCGGGCTTTTCGAGGAACACGGCGCGCTGGACCGGCTGCAGGCCTTTGTCTCGGATAACGCGAAACGGATCTACGGGGTCGCACCGCCTGCAAAAACCGTGGTGTTCGAGAAGACCGGGGCGGTCATCCCCGAGCGGTACGGCGACGTCGTCCCCATGTATCCCGGCAGGGAACTGGATTGGGCGGTGGCGGAAGTGCGGTAA
- a CDS encoding His/Gly/Thr/Pro-type tRNA ligase C-terminal domain-containing protein, giving the protein MAAVSLEQLVSLCKRRGIIYPGSEIYGGLQGLYDYGPVGVELKNNIVDSWWRRNVYERDDMEGLDSAILMNPLTWKYSGHEETFVDPLVDCRKCQGRWRADQIGGVCPACGSTDLTEPRPFNLMFKTQVGPVSEEGAFAYLRPETAQGIFVNFNNVLTTTARKLPFGIAQVGKGFRNEINPRNFLFRVREFDMLEIEFFVHPGTEDEWQDRWLEDRLAWWEHIGVSRENIRILDVPQDDLAHYSKKTYDLMYRYPTLGFEELEGIASRTDFDLGSHTRYQEQYDLTAQVAENPSSTTRLSYFDPQANQHVIPFVVEPAAGVGRCLLAVLSEAYDESMVKAPPEDKLSAVKGGLDAFNASVAKNSKMPEETRESLLAFGEAIAGDLPENMPRIDALLAMSGADRIKEGKTLRNLSQKVIGDHYRTVLRLKPHLAPVKVAVFPLKRTDERLAETARDIRRSLQSGGRIRTVYDDTGAIGKLYRRQDEIGTPLCVTVDFQTLDDQAVTVRDRDTMAQDRVAINELEDYVAEKLAS; this is encoded by the coding sequence GTGGCCGCTGTCTCGCTGGAACAACTCGTCTCCCTCTGCAAGCGCCGCGGAATCATCTACCCGGGCTCGGAAATCTATGGCGGCCTGCAGGGCCTGTACGACTACGGCCCGGTGGGCGTCGAGCTGAAGAACAACATCGTGGACTCCTGGTGGCGGCGCAACGTCTATGAGCGGGATGACATGGAGGGGCTCGACAGCGCCATCCTGATGAATCCGCTGACCTGGAAGTACTCGGGTCACGAAGAGACCTTCGTCGACCCCCTGGTGGACTGCCGCAAGTGCCAGGGACGGTGGCGCGCCGACCAGATCGGTGGGGTGTGCCCGGCCTGCGGATCCACGGACCTGACCGAGCCGCGGCCCTTCAACCTGATGTTCAAGACCCAGGTGGGTCCGGTATCTGAAGAAGGTGCTTTTGCCTACCTGCGACCTGAGACGGCCCAGGGCATATTCGTCAATTTCAACAACGTGCTGACCACCACGGCGCGCAAGCTGCCCTTCGGCATCGCCCAGGTGGGCAAGGGGTTCCGCAACGAGATCAATCCCCGCAACTTCCTGTTCCGCGTCCGGGAATTCGACATGCTGGAGATCGAGTTCTTCGTTCATCCCGGTACCGAGGACGAATGGCAGGACAGGTGGCTGGAGGACCGCCTCGCCTGGTGGGAACACATCGGCGTCAGCAGGGAAAACATCCGGATCCTTGACGTGCCGCAGGATGATCTCGCCCACTACTCGAAGAAGACCTACGACCTCATGTACCGATATCCCACCCTCGGCTTCGAGGAACTCGAGGGCATCGCGAGCCGGACGGACTTCGACCTGGGCTCCCACACGCGGTACCAGGAACAGTACGACCTCACGGCGCAAGTAGCGGAAAACCCTTCCAGCACGACCAGGCTTTCCTATTTCGATCCGCAGGCGAACCAACACGTGATCCCCTTCGTGGTCGAGCCGGCGGCGGGGGTCGGCCGCTGCCTGCTGGCCGTGCTCAGCGAAGCCTACGACGAATCCATGGTAAAAGCGCCGCCCGAAGACAAGCTTTCCGCCGTCAAGGGTGGGCTGGACGCCTTCAACGCGTCGGTCGCGAAGAACAGCAAGATGCCGGAGGAAACGCGGGAATCCCTGCTGGCCTTCGGGGAGGCGATCGCCGGCGATCTGCCCGAAAACATGCCGCGCATCGACGCGCTCCTGGCCATGTCGGGGGCGGACCGGATCAAGGAGGGCAAGACGCTGCGGAACCTGTCGCAGAAGGTCATCGGCGACCACTACCGTACGGTATTGCGGCTCAAGCCCCACCTGGCCCCGGTCAAGGTGGCGGTCTTTCCGCTGAAGCGGACCGACGAACGGCTTGCCGAAACGGCCCGGGATATCCGCCGGTCGCTGCAGTCCGGGGGCAGGATACGCACGGTGTACGACGACACCGGCGCCATCGGCAAGCTCTACCGGCGCCAGGACGAAATCGGCACGCCGCTCTGCGTCACGGTCGACTTCCAGACCTTAGATGACCAGGCGGTGACGGTCCGCGACCGGGATACCATGGCGCAGGACCGGGTGGCCATCAATGAACTGGAAGATTACGTAGCGGAAAAGCTGGCATCCTGA
- a CDS encoding Gfo/Idh/MocA family oxidoreductase encodes MARNVNVGLVGYSFMGKAHSHAFKDMSFFFPDAAGVPVMKAICGRNAENVKGAAAEFGWEGYETDWKTLIARDDIDLIDVSTPGDSHAEIAIAAAEAGKHVFCEKPLANTLAEARAMAEAVNRAGVKSMVAYNYRRVPAVALAKRLIEEGRIGQVYHWRAVYLQDWIMDPDFPLVWRLQKEKAGSGPHGDLNAHIIDLARYLIGEITEVTGMQETFIKERPIVEEIDSALGASAGGSTRTGPVTVDDTTLALARFENGAVGSFEATRFAGGRRNGNRFEINGSKGSIAFNLEKMNELQYYNRDDEDHVQGFREIIVTEGAHPYMDRWWPPGHIIGWEHTFIHEVYDLMQAIAGADDNLHPDFDEGVRDQAVLEAVSLSAENGSWVRIADL; translated from the coding sequence ATGGCACGGAACGTTAACGTGGGCCTGGTGGGTTATTCGTTCATGGGCAAGGCACACAGCCACGCCTTCAAGGACATGTCCTTCTTCTTCCCTGACGCGGCCGGCGTGCCGGTCATGAAGGCCATCTGCGGGCGCAACGCGGAGAACGTGAAAGGCGCGGCCGCCGAGTTCGGGTGGGAAGGATACGAGACCGACTGGAAGACGCTGATCGCCCGGGACGACATCGATCTCATCGACGTTTCGACACCGGGCGACAGCCACGCGGAGATCGCCATCGCCGCCGCCGAAGCGGGCAAGCACGTCTTCTGCGAAAAACCGCTGGCCAACACCCTCGCGGAGGCCCGCGCCATGGCCGAAGCCGTGAACCGGGCGGGCGTGAAGAGCATGGTGGCCTACAACTACCGGCGGGTGCCCGCCGTCGCGCTGGCGAAGCGGCTCATCGAAGAAGGCCGCATCGGCCAGGTGTATCACTGGCGCGCCGTCTACCTGCAGGACTGGATCATGGACCCCGACTTCCCCCTGGTCTGGCGGCTGCAGAAGGAAAAAGCCGGATCGGGCCCCCACGGCGACCTGAACGCCCACATCATCGACCTGGCCCGGTATCTCATCGGCGAGATCACCGAGGTGACGGGCATGCAGGAGACCTTCATCAAGGAGCGTCCCATCGTGGAGGAGATCGACTCGGCCCTGGGCGCGAGCGCCGGCGGTTCCACGCGGACGGGACCGGTGACCGTGGACGACACGACCCTGGCGCTGGCCCGGTTCGAGAACGGCGCCGTGGGCTCCTTCGAGGCCACGCGCTTCGCCGGCGGGCGCCGGAACGGAAACCGATTCGAGATCAACGGCAGCAAGGGCTCCATCGCCTTCAACCTGGAGAAGATGAACGAGCTCCAGTACTACAACAGGGATGACGAGGACCACGTGCAGGGCTTCCGCGAGATCATCGTGACCGAAGGCGCCCACCCCTATATGGACCGGTGGTGGCCGCCCGGACACATCATCGGCTGGGAACACACCTTCATCCACGAGGTGTACGATCTCATGCAGGCCATCGCCGGCGCCGACGACAATCTCCATCCGGATTTCGACGAAGGCGTCCGGGACCAGGCCGTGCTGGAAGCCGTTTCGCTGTCGGCTGAGAACGGCAGCTGGGTCCGGATCGCCGACCTGTAG
- a CDS encoding sugar phosphate isomerase/epimerase, whose protein sequence is MSRPVTLFTGQWADLTLDTLAGKAASWGFDGLELACWGDHFDVNQGAESKAYCEDRRALLDKHGLQVFSISNHLAGQAVCDLIDARHEAILPPHVWGDGNPEGVRQRAAEEMKQTARAAANMGLDVANGFTGSSIWHLLYSFPPVDPSSIDAGYEDFAARWNPILDVFDEVGVKFGLEVHPTEIAFDLSSAQRALDALGNREAFGFNYDPSHFGYQGVDYVEFIRTFRDRIYHVHMKDVWWSERPTRAGVFGGHVNFGHSDRYWDFRSLGRGSIDFEEIIRALNEIGYQGPLSIEWEDSGMDREHGAEEACAFTKGVDFPPSDVAFDAAFAEE, encoded by the coding sequence ATGTCTCGTCCCGTAACGCTTTTTACCGGCCAGTGGGCGGACCTCACCCTCGACACACTCGCCGGGAAGGCGGCAAGCTGGGGGTTCGACGGTCTCGAGCTGGCCTGCTGGGGTGATCATTTCGACGTGAATCAGGGCGCTGAAAGCAAGGCGTACTGCGAGGACCGCAGGGCGCTGCTGGACAAGCACGGCCTGCAGGTGTTCTCCATCAGCAACCATCTCGCCGGCCAGGCGGTCTGCGACCTGATCGATGCCCGCCACGAGGCGATCCTGCCGCCCCATGTCTGGGGGGACGGGAACCCGGAAGGCGTGCGCCAACGCGCCGCCGAGGAGATGAAGCAGACCGCCCGGGCCGCCGCGAACATGGGCCTCGACGTGGCCAACGGGTTCACCGGCTCGTCGATCTGGCACCTGCTCTACTCGTTTCCGCCCGTGGACCCTTCATCCATCGACGCGGGATACGAAGACTTCGCGGCGCGCTGGAATCCGATCCTGGACGTGTTCGACGAGGTGGGCGTGAAGTTCGGCCTGGAGGTGCATCCCACGGAGATCGCCTTCGACCTCTCCTCGGCACAGCGGGCGCTGGACGCCCTGGGCAACCGCGAGGCCTTCGGATTCAACTACGACCCCAGCCACTTCGGCTACCAGGGGGTGGACTACGTCGAGTTCATCCGGACCTTCAGGGACCGCATCTACCACGTGCACATGAAGGACGTCTGGTGGTCGGAACGCCCGACCCGGGCCGGCGTCTTCGGCGGACATGTAAACTTCGGCCATTCCGACCGCTACTGGGATTTCCGGTCCCTCGGCCGCGGCAGCATCGATTTCGAGGAGATCATCCGCGCGCTGAACGAGATCGGATACCAGGGTCCCCTATCCATCGAGTGGGAGGACAGCGGCATGGACCGCGAGCACGGCGCCGAGGAAGCCTGCGCCTTCACGAAGGGCGTCGACTTTCCTCCGTCCGACGTGGCCTTCGACGCCGCCTTCGCCGAAGAGTGA
- a CDS encoding peptide ABC transporter substrate-binding protein translates to MGVRNYVLICAAALVAAACGSPVIEPGDGTEASRVNTVGRELPADAAPLSEQYIRLSMLEPSTLDVGISLFDAQFNAFLFESLLVFDEDMEIRGAAAESWSVADDHVTWTFRIRAGAKWSDGRPVTAHDFEWSFRRLLDPAHANIFAYFYYPIKGARAFNTGQTNDPQAVRVRAVDDRTLVIETEEPCSHFPYILTFFTSVPAPRWQVEKYGIRWSEPEYCVSNSTWRLASWDKNVGMNYTLNPHYNGPWKGYLERIEFTFILPGWRGLPAYENSEFDRIGVMGPDYHHARMDPVLSRELITYPNFGTYYTIFRTREPPFDNIRLRQALAHAIDREAICNVVLGGAATPAYGMLPKSFPGYQADRIRAYQAFDPELARQRLAQAGYPEGKGLPALELWVRGQPPTPDEWNVVVAMQQMFEDHLDIEVNLRQQSTNAFNAFMRDHEIPWGFLWFNMDYPDPSDMIAVPWRSQPVGSGRQDWKHDEFDRLVDAAAREFDEEKRVAMYQDAEVILSEQAAGVFLHNMVNATLSKPWVLGIEENRYGDRRWSGFAPAFSTLYIGETGRESGRR, encoded by the coding sequence ATGGGAGTACGGAACTACGTCTTGATCTGCGCCGCCGCGCTGGTCGCAGCGGCCTGCGGGTCCCCGGTTATCGAGCCGGGCGACGGGACGGAGGCCTCGCGCGTCAATACGGTGGGGCGGGAACTGCCCGCCGACGCCGCTCCACTCAGCGAGCAGTACATCCGGCTGAGCATGCTGGAACCGTCCACCCTGGACGTGGGCATCTCCCTCTTCGACGCCCAGTTCAACGCCTTCCTCTTCGAATCCCTGCTGGTCTTCGACGAAGACATGGAAATCAGGGGCGCGGCCGCCGAATCCTGGTCCGTGGCGGACGACCACGTGACCTGGACCTTCAGGATCCGCGCAGGTGCGAAGTGGAGCGACGGCCGGCCGGTGACGGCCCACGATTTCGAATGGTCCTTCCGCCGGCTGCTCGATCCCGCCCACGCCAACATCTTCGCCTACTTCTACTACCCGATCAAGGGCGCCCGGGCTTTCAACACGGGACAGACGAACGACCCGCAGGCCGTCCGCGTCCGGGCCGTGGACGACCGTACGCTGGTGATCGAGACCGAAGAACCCTGCTCGCACTTTCCCTATATCCTCACCTTCTTTACTTCCGTGCCCGCGCCCAGGTGGCAGGTGGAGAAATACGGAATAAGGTGGTCCGAGCCGGAGTACTGCGTGTCAAACTCCACCTGGCGCCTCGCATCGTGGGACAAGAACGTCGGCATGAACTACACGCTGAATCCCCATTACAACGGTCCGTGGAAGGGATATCTCGAACGCATCGAGTTCACCTTCATCCTGCCGGGCTGGCGGGGCCTGCCGGCCTATGAGAACAGCGAGTTCGACCGGATCGGCGTCATGGGTCCGGATTACCATCACGCACGCATGGACCCCGTCCTGAGCCGCGAGCTGATCACCTATCCGAACTTCGGGACGTACTACACGATCTTCAGGACGCGCGAGCCGCCCTTCGACAACATCCGGCTGCGCCAGGCCCTGGCCCACGCCATCGACCGCGAGGCCATCTGCAACGTTGTGCTCGGCGGCGCCGCCACGCCGGCCTACGGCATGCTGCCGAAGAGCTTCCCGGGGTACCAGGCGGACCGGATCCGCGCGTACCAGGCTTTCGATCCGGAGCTGGCCCGGCAGCGGCTGGCGCAGGCCGGCTACCCCGAAGGCAAGGGGCTGCCCGCGCTCGAACTCTGGGTGCGGGGCCAGCCGCCGACGCCCGATGAATGGAACGTGGTCGTCGCCATGCAGCAGATGTTCGAGGACCACCTGGACATCGAGGTGAACCTGCGGCAGCAGTCCACCAACGCCTTCAACGCCTTCATGCGCGACCACGAGATCCCGTGGGGTTTCCTGTGGTTCAACATGGACTATCCCGACCCCAGCGACATGATCGCTGTGCCCTGGCGCTCCCAGCCCGTGGGATCGGGCCGGCAGGACTGGAAACACGACGAGTTTGACCGCCTGGTGGATGCGGCCGCGCGGGAATTCGACGAGGAGAAGCGCGTCGCCATGTACCAGGACGCCGAGGTGATCCTGTCCGAGCAGGCCGCGGGCGTGTTCCTGCACAACATGGTCAACGCGACCCTGAGCAAGCCGTGGGTCCTGGGCATCGAGGAAAATCGGTACGGCGACCGGCGGTGGAGCGGTTTCGCGCCGGCCTTCTCTACCCTGTATATCGGTGAAACCGGGCGGGAATCCGGCCGTCGGTAG
- a CDS encoding phytanoyl-CoA dioxygenase family protein encodes MIQVKNALGLQEAVDALRTQGIVTVEGVFSAEEMVTFRGLLDRTIAEARRVDEYKGRPTEKLLGKSKDTVWLLWELYAVCEGGLRYSRHPAIVSVLERALGEPVKHASIGTMFDKVAGGDAEIGWHQDTFFIVDPPPDRDLDLTGYWNQFGHIHIRPADIDWKEDYFQQTIIVRINVDPQTIENGAMKVLPGSYLEGPLELKGGPEAYVAAHEHEAIDCTAGEGSVTFYYPTMLHSSEVSTAPHGVHRRAAAHRVRAESLQIPGWDWPSDWPEGTERIRPETGFDLDPFA; translated from the coding sequence ATGATCCAGGTAAAAAACGCCCTCGGTCTGCAGGAAGCGGTGGATGCGCTGAGGACGCAGGGCATCGTGACCGTCGAAGGCGTATTCTCCGCGGAAGAGATGGTTACGTTCCGCGGTCTGCTGGACCGGACCATCGCGGAAGCACGCCGCGTAGATGAATACAAGGGGCGGCCGACCGAAAAGCTTCTCGGGAAATCGAAGGACACGGTCTGGCTGCTGTGGGAACTCTACGCCGTGTGCGAAGGCGGGCTCCGGTACTCCCGGCATCCCGCCATCGTCAGCGTGCTCGAACGCGCCCTGGGCGAACCGGTGAAGCACGCGAGCATCGGCACCATGTTCGACAAGGTGGCCGGCGGCGACGCGGAGATCGGCTGGCACCAGGACACCTTCTTCATCGTGGACCCGCCCCCGGACCGGGACCTCGATCTTACCGGCTACTGGAACCAGTTCGGCCACATACACATCAGGCCCGCCGACATCGATTGGAAGGAAGACTATTTCCAGCAGACCATCATCGTCCGCATCAACGTGGACCCGCAGACCATCGAGAACGGCGCCATGAAGGTCCTCCCCGGCTCCTATCTCGAAGGACCGCTTGAATTGAAGGGCGGCCCCGAAGCCTATGTCGCCGCGCACGAACACGAGGCGATCGACTGCACGGCGGGCGAGGGAAGCGTCACCTTCTACTATCCCACCATGCTCCACAGCTCGGAGGTCAGTACGGCGCCGCACGGCGTGCACCGGCGGGCCGCCGCGCACCGGGTCCGCGCGGAAAGCCTGCAGATCCCGGGCTGGGACTGGCCCTCGGACTGGCCCGAAGGCACCGAACGGATCCGGCCGGAAACGGGATTCGACCTGGACCCCTTCGCCTGA